The sequence TTAAATCCACATTAAACGCAATCGCATCCAACGCCAGGCCAGAATAGTCACCAGGAGTCACGACCAGTTTGAGGTGTTTTTCACCAACAATGCGCTGGTTTACAATCCGGAATTTGCCATCGAAGCAGGGTTCAGGAAAGGCCTGCCCCCACGGGCCGAGCTCTGCGAGAGATCGCGCCACTGAGAGAGAAAAATCCTCTGCCTGAAGCTCACCATCGGTGAGAATTTCTGCCGCAGGCGCCTCGCCGTTGAGTAGCCGTGATGTTTCTTCCTCAAACGCCCGTTGGAACCTGTCCAGATCCTGTTTTGCGAGCGATAGCCCTGCCGCCATTGCATGCCCACCGAATTTGGTGAGCAGGCCGGGGTGCCGCGTTGCCACCGCATCCAGCAGGTCGCGCAGGTGAATGCCAGGAATCGAACGTCCCGAGCCCTTGAGCGTTTCAGCGTCGGCCTCGGCAAAAACAATTGTCGGGCGATGCGCGCGGTCTTTAATACGTGAGGCGAGAATCCCGATAACACCCTGGTGCCAATCTTCTTGATAGAGGCAGATCGCCATTGGCCAGTTGCGCTCCGCAGCCAGCAGTTCATCGAGATGCAGCAACGCCTCCCGCTGCATTGATTGTTCAATTGAACGCCGCTCGCGATTGAGTTCATCCAGCTCTGAGGCAAGCTCGCGTGCCTCAGACTCGCTGTCAGCGAGCAGGCAGCGAATGCCGAGGGACATATCATCCAAACGTCCAGCCGCATTGAGACGCGGACCAGCAACAAAACCCAGATCGGAAGCCTGCAGCCGCGCGAGCGGGCGTCGACCTATTTCAAACAAGGCGCGAATACCAGCACAACAGCGCCCAGCTCGAATACGGTTGAGCCCCTGCGCCACTAACGTGCGATTGTTACTGTCCAGAGGCACCACATCAGCAACCGTACCCAAAGCGACCAAATCGAGGAACTGCGCCATATTTGGTTCTTGCAGGCCTTTGCGCGCGAACCAGCCCTGGGCACGCAGATGCGCCCGCAAACCATTCATCACGTAGAAGATAACCCCAACGCCCGCCAGATTTTTACTGGCAAAACCGCAGTGTGGTTGGTTAGGGTTCACTATCACCTCGGCGCTCGGTAAGTTCTCGCCTGGTAAATGGTGGTCGGTAACCAACACTTGCATACCATAGGCCTGCGCGGCGGCGACTCCATCCAGGCTCGCAATGCCGTTATCCACCGTTATTAAAAGATCCGGCGCCAACGTCTTTACGACTTCAACAATTTCCGGCGTTAACCCATAGCCAAATTCAAAGCGGTTGGGCACCAAAAAGTCTACATGCTGACATCCGAACGCCCGCAAACAGCGAACTGCCAATGCCGTACTGGTGGCACCATCCGCATCAAAATCCCCCAGGATACAGACCCTGCCCTCACGCGTGAGAACGTCAGCTAATAGTGCAACAGCAGCATCCAACCCTCGCATCGCACCAGGTTTGATTAAGTTTTTAAGCTGATAATCAAGCTGTTGCGGGTGATCAATACCGCGATGACTAAGCACTCGCTGGAGCAGCGGGGCATAAACGTTAAGGTGGTTCGGTTGTTGTGAGACGGACTGACGACGGCGAACGGTTTTACTGGTGGCTTGCATTGAAAATAGTGGTTGCTGTTCTGTGGCAAAAGTAAATCTACAAACCTGGCAATGAAAATTGCCAAGTGTATAGGCGGGGCAGGGAAGCTCCGCCATTGCCCTATGGGCAATGTAAACCATTGAAATATAAGAAAATTCACACATTTTCGTCAGTATTTCAAGGGTGTGCGATTGAATAGATAGGATCACCTATTTAATCGCCGGGTTGATAGGGGGAGAGTGTACGCTAAATAGCGCCCTAAAAGTGGCCGTATGCTTCTGTTAGCCTACGAGACGGCGATGGAGGTTGCGCATCTCGCTGTCGAACCGCTGATACACAATTTCAATCGCATCGGTCGCTTCCTGATAGTAGCCCATCACCGAGAGATTGGGTTCGGGCATCGCGAGTTGAGCACGCAAATTCGTTACGAACCGCAGCAGCTGGGTTTGCTCTTTTTCGCTCAATTGATCTAAAAACCCTGACGACTGGAGCATTTGCTCCAACGCGCTTAAATGGGTATTAAGTAGGTTAACTTGCCGACTGCGCTCGTCGCGGTGAACGCTCGTAAAAACCTGAACGCCAAGCGCCCGGCATTGGCCGACCATCTCGCCGAGCTTGAGATAATCACGCCAGTTGGACCAGGTATCCAGATAACGCTGTGAATTTGCTAAACCATGATGGCGTGCAATCGATTCGAACAATTCAATCAACGCGACTATCAATCGTGAGTGCTGGCTGAAACTGTCCTCTGGCCGCAACTCGCGCCCGCGCGCAGAAAGACTGGCCCAGTGTCGCGTGATCCCTTGCCAGTCTTCGTTATCCGCAAGCCACTCGTCGAGACCACTCATATGGCGCATATCGATCACCACCTGATGACGAAGAATATCGAGCTGCTGCAACGAAGAGCTGATCCCCGAGTGTCGCGCAATAGTCTGGCCTCGGTGCTGCTGTATATGAGTCAGCAGCACTCTTCCCGCCTGCAGGAGCTGAATTCCCAGCAATAAACGGCGACGACGCTGGTCACGCATACTGAAAACCAGTGTCAAAAAAGACAGCGCCAGTACAGATCCTATCAATATGGCGGCAAACAGAAATGACTCAAACATGGCAGCTCCGCAGCTCGATCCTCAAGCATTGGGCAAAATTTGTTCCACTACTGCGCCACCAGGAGAACACCGAGAAGCGCGGTAAAAGTTCAGAGGGGGGATAGGAAGGCAGTCATTCTGCCTCCGCTACCGTTGGTTACAGTTTAGCTGGAAATGTTTTCGCGAATAAACGATTGAACCTGAGACAGATCATCTGCAATTACCTGATACCGCTCTTCGCGGGTAAACAGGTCCTGCATATGAAAAGGAAGCACAGGATCTGACGTCTGCCCTGCTTGTTTTACTGCGTCTGGAAACTTCGCCGGATGGGCTGTTGCCAGACAAACCATAGGCGTGCTGTTATTGCGACGCGTCTGACGAGCCGCCTGCACACCAATCGCAGTATGCGGGTCAAGGAGGTACTCAGTCGACTCAAACACAGATCGAATCACATCCACTGTCTCTTCATCGCCTACGCGGTAACTGCTGAACAAGGCGCGAGCGTCAGCCAGCACGGCATCGTCCAACACCATGCTGCCGTCAGCTTTAAAGGTGTTCATCAGAGCGCCAATCTTGTTGCCGTCTCTACCGTGCAAATCGAACAACATACGTTCAAAGTTGCTGGAGACCATAATATCCATACTCGGCGACAGCGAGTGCACCAGAGCCTGCTTCGAATGATCGTTCTCACTGATGCAGCGATGAAGAATGTCGTTGCTATTGGTGGCAATAACCAGCTGCTCGATTGGCAGGCCCATACGCTTAGCGAGATAACCCGCAAAGATATCGCCGAAATTTCCCGTAGGTACAGAGAAAGACACAGGCCGGTGAGGTGCGCCCAAAGCCAGTCCAGCGTAAAAGTAGTAAACAATTTGCGCCATGATGCGCGCCCAATTGATCGAGTTTACCGCGACCAGTTGGCGCCCTTCGGGCAAGAAGGATTGATCCGCAAAACTGGCTTTCACCATGTTCTGGCAATCGTCAAAGTTGCCCTCCAAGGCAATATTGTGCACGTTGTCCTCAAGTACCGTTGTCATTTGACGACGCTGTACATCCGACACCTTTTGATAGGGGTGAAGGATAAAAATATCCACATTCTCACAATCACGGCAACCTTCGATTGCTGCAGACCCGGTATCGCCGGAGGTGGCTCCCATAATTACCACCTTCTGATCCCGTTTTTTCAGTACGTAATCAAGCAGGTGCCCCAAAAACTGCAATGCGAAATCCTTGAACGCCAGAGTAGGCCCTTGGAACAGCTCCAAAACCCACTCGTTGTGCCCGGTTTGTACCAAAGGCGCAATCGCCTCATGACGAAAGCCCTTGTCTGCACTGGTTTTGTAAGATGCTGCAATGAGCCCTTTAAGATCGGCTTCAGGTATTTCGCCCTCAACGAACGGGCTGATAATTTTTAACGCCAGAGCTTCGTAGCTAAGGCCCGACCACGAGGCGATCTCTTCCTGCGAAAACTCAGGCAGCGTTTCTGGTACGTATAGGCCGCCGTCGGTCGCAAGCCCGGTTAAAACCACATCTTCAAAATTGAGCGCAGGAGCCTGCCCACGCGTGCTGATATATTTCACCTGACAATCCTTACTTTAATGATTCAACTCGGATACGAACGACATTCCCCTGAATGGGTGACAGACTCTCAATTTGCTCAATCGCCTTGTTCACTTGCTTTTCTATTGTGCGATTGGTCAGCAAAATAACTGAAACATGCTCTTGGCCTTCTTTGGGCTCCTTTTGAATCAACGCTTCAATGCTGATGCCGGCCTCGCTGAAGATCTGCGTCACGCGAGACAAAACACCCGGCTGATCCAATGCTGAAAGCCGCAGGTAATAAGCTGATTCGATCTCTTCAATCGGTAAGATGGTGTAGTCGTGAAGGTGATCTTCACCATAGCCTAAGTGAGGTACCGCCGTTGCGTCTTCGCTAACGTAACTGGAGTTAACCATACGACTGACGTGCACGATATCAGAAATGACGGCAGACGCTGTTGGCTCCGCACCGGCGCCTGCACCGTAGTAGAGCGTTGGCCCAACTGCGTCACCCTTAACAACCACGGCGTTCATAACCCCATTCACATTAGCGAGCAGGCGCGACTGCGGGATCATCGTTGGGTGCACGCGCAACTCAATACCCTTGCCTGGCAGCCGGCGGGTAATACCCAAGTGTTTGATGCGGTAGCCCAGCTCGTCCGCGTAAGCCACATCTTCCGGCCGGATCTGGCTGATTCCCTCGGTGAAGACTTTGTCGAATTGCAACGGCATACCAAAGGCAATGGAGGCGAGAATCACTAGTTTGTGCGCGGCATCGATTCCTTCTACGTCAAAGGTCGGATCAGCTTCCGCATAGCCTAACGCCTGCGCTTCTTTAAGCACATCATCAAACTGCCGCCCTTTATCGCGCATTTCGGTCAGAATGAAATTACCCGTGCCATTAATGATGCCCGCCAACCACTCAACTTTGTTTGCCGCGAGACCTTCGCGCAGCGAGCGGATGATAGGAATACCACCGGCGACCGCTGCCTCATAGGAGATAGTGACGTTATTACTTACCGCTTCGGCAAACAGCTCATTGCCGTATTCGGCAATGAGCGCCTTGTTCGCGGTAACCACATGCTTGCCATTGCGAACGGCCTGGAGTACCAGGTCTTTGGCGACCGTAGTCCCACCAATCAGCTCCACCAGAATGTCGACATTGGGGTCACTTGCAACAGCGAAAATATCGTTGCTCACGGTTACGCCAGTCAAATCGCAATCCTCTCGGGTGCGACGTGCGCCGATATGGGTAATCCTAATCTCGCGTCCTGCTTTGGCGTTAATATCTTTGTTGTTCCGCGTCAGAACGTTAAACGTCCCACTGCCAACTGTACCCAGGCCACATATGCCGACATTTACCGGTTTCAAAGCATTATCCTCAATGAATAGCGTGGAGCACACTGCCCCTCTAAAAAAGAAACGCAACCTTACTGACGCGAAGATAGCCTGTCAATGCGCCGCAACAAGGGTTTCCAGACTATTTCCGATACCTTACAGGCACAAAAAAGGGGCCGTGTCGGCCCCTTAATGAACTCACAAAGGATTATTAACTGCCGCTTGTTACACCAATGCGTTCTGCCAGGTTTTTGGCGGGCATATAACCTGGAATCAACACGCCAGAATCCAGGACTATAGCGGGAGTACCCGTGACGCCCATTTGCTGGCCCAGTTCGTATTCGCTGGCAACGGGATTGCCTTCGCACACGTTCATGGCAATATCTTCACGGTTTTTCAGCGCTGTCAGCGCTTTGCGCGGGTCGTCAGCACACCAGGCTGAAGCGATTTTTTGATAAGACATTGAATTAATACCAGCGCGGGGATATGCCAGGTAGCGCACTTCGATACCCATATCGTTCAACGCCGGTACTTCACGATGCAGTTTCTGGCAATAGCCACAATCCACGTCAGTGAATACAGCGATACTGGCCTTCACCTCGCCTTTAGGCGAGAACACGATGGCGTCATCTTTACTAACGGTAGCCAGCAGGTCCTTGCGCAGCCCCGTCATGGACTCATCGGTCACATTAACAATTTTTTTGCCATCGAGGTGCAGCATTTGACCATCGATAAAGTATTCGCCGTTCTCCTCCATGTAGATAATCCCTTTGCCCATGATCTGGACTTCATACATGCCGGGAATAACAGATGGTTGAATCTTGCGAATGCGGAGGTTTTCGTTCGCAGTCATCAGGCTTTTGCGGATATTTTCCTCTGCCTGGGCCGCAGAGACTTGCGCTGCAGATGCGGCAGGCGCCGCGTCTTTGGCAGATGCTTGGCTGCTCTCTGCTTCACTTTTGCACGATATCAGTCCTGCCAGAGATAAACCCAGCAGGGCCACCAAGGTGCGTGAGAAATATGGGGTTAAAGTGTTCATACAGTCCTCTTAAATCGTTTCGTCGTTATTATTCTTGTCGAAGTGTCACGCCGGGCTACTAACAAAAGGCCGAAGTTGTGTTGTTGGAACCTTGAAGTCTACCATGGTTCCATTGCCAGCCGTCTATGCTAACAAGTTTCCTCAGGTGGGGAGAATCTGTGCTGCAGAGCGAGAAGTAACGCACACAAAAAAGGCGGCCAATGGCCGCCTTTTAAAAATCTTAGTTGAGCTTCTCTTTGATTCGAGCAGCCTTACCGGTCAGTTCGCGCAAGTAGTAAAGCTTGGCCTGACGCACGTCACCACGACGCTTCACAGTGATGCTCTCAACCTGCTTGCTGTGGGTCTGGAAAGTACGCTCAACACCAACACCGTGAGAAATTTTACGCACAGTGAAAGCGGAGTTCAGACCGCGGTTGCGAATACCGATAACAACGCCTTCATACGCCTGCAAACGCTCGCGGTTACCTTCAGTTACCTTCACTTGAACAACCACGGTGTCGCCGGGGCTGAACTCTGGAAGCTCTTGCTTGAGCTGCTCGTTTTCCAGCTCCTGGATGATTTTGTTCTTAGAACTCATGGTGTGCTCCTGATTTCTGTGTAGCCTCGCGGCTAGAAAAGGTTAATTCAATTAACGCCGTTGTGCTGACTGATAAACTCGTCTAGGAGCTTCTGCTCAAGCTCGGTCAACGCCAGCGCCTCTAGTAAATCCGGCCTTCGCAGCCAAGTTCGCCCAAGCGACTGCTGCAAACGCCAATGTTCAATTCTTTTGTGATCCCCACTCATCAACACAGCGGGAACCTCATCCTCGCCCACTTTTTCCGGACGGGTGTAGTGCGGGCAATCGAGTAAGCCCGTCTCGAACGAGTCCTGCTGAGCAGAAAGCTCGTCACCGAGCGCTCCAGGCAGCTTGCGGATTAAAGCATCCAACAACACCATTGCCGGCAGTTCACCACCGCTCAGAACATAATCGCCAATCGAAAGCTCTTCATCGACATAACGCTGGATAAAGCGTTCATCGATGCCCTCATAGCGGCCAGCAACCAAAATAAGGTTCCGGTGGCACGACTCCGTGCCAGCGCTCGCAAGCTCATCGACTTTGACCTTGCTCAGCC comes from Teredinibacter turnerae and encodes:
- the trmD gene encoding tRNA (guanosine(37)-N1)-methyltransferase TrmD — protein: MSRNLRKVAVITLFPEMFRAISDSGITRRALEQGLLELTLINPREFSSDKHQTVDDRPYGGGPGMVMRVGPLALAVEHACERLDVHRDQAWVIYLSPQGQRLSKVKVDELASAGTESCHRNLILVAGRYEGIDERFIQRYVDEELSIGDYVLSGGELPAMVLLDALIRKLPGALGDELSAQQDSFETGLLDCPHYTRPEKVGEDEVPAVLMSGDHKRIEHWRLQQSLGRTWLRRPDLLEALALTELEQKLLDEFISQHNGVN
- a CDS encoding DsbC family protein — protein: MNTLTPYFSRTLVALLGLSLAGLISCKSEAESSQASAKDAAPAASAAQVSAAQAEENIRKSLMTANENLRIRKIQPSVIPGMYEVQIMGKGIIYMEENGEYFIDGQMLHLDGKKIVNVTDESMTGLRKDLLATVSKDDAIVFSPKGEVKASIAVFTDVDCGYCQKLHREVPALNDMGIEVRYLAYPRAGINSMSYQKIASAWCADDPRKALTALKNREDIAMNVCEGNPVASEYELGQQMGVTGTPAIVLDSGVLIPGYMPAKNLAERIGVTSGS
- the thrC gene encoding threonine synthase, whose translation is MKYISTRGQAPALNFEDVVLTGLATDGGLYVPETLPEFSQEEIASWSGLSYEALALKIISPFVEGEIPEADLKGLIAASYKTSADKGFRHEAIAPLVQTGHNEWVLELFQGPTLAFKDFALQFLGHLLDYVLKKRDQKVVIMGATSGDTGSAAIEGCRDCENVDIFILHPYQKVSDVQRRQMTTVLEDNVHNIALEGNFDDCQNMVKASFADQSFLPEGRQLVAVNSINWARIMAQIVYYFYAGLALGAPHRPVSFSVPTGNFGDIFAGYLAKRMGLPIEQLVIATNSNDILHRCISENDHSKQALVHSLSPSMDIMVSSNFERMLFDLHGRDGNKIGALMNTFKADGSMVLDDAVLADARALFSSYRVGDEETVDVIRSVFESTEYLLDPHTAIGVQAARQTRRNNSTPMVCLATAHPAKFPDAVKQAGQTSDPVLPFHMQDLFTREERYQVIADDLSQVQSFIRENISS
- a CDS encoding homoserine dehydrogenase, which translates into the protein MKPVNVGICGLGTVGSGTFNVLTRNNKDINAKAGREIRITHIGARRTREDCDLTGVTVSNDIFAVASDPNVDILVELIGGTTVAKDLVLQAVRNGKHVVTANKALIAEYGNELFAEAVSNNVTISYEAAVAGGIPIIRSLREGLAANKVEWLAGIINGTGNFILTEMRDKGRQFDDVLKEAQALGYAEADPTFDVEGIDAAHKLVILASIAFGMPLQFDKVFTEGISQIRPEDVAYADELGYRIKHLGITRRLPGKGIELRVHPTMIPQSRLLANVNGVMNAVVVKGDAVGPTLYYGAGAGAEPTASAVISDIVHVSRMVNSSYVSEDATAVPHLGYGEDHLHDYTILPIEEIESAYYLRLSALDQPGVLSRVTQIFSEAGISIEALIQKEPKEGQEHVSVILLTNRTIEKQVNKAIEQIESLSPIQGNVVRIRVESLK
- the rplS gene encoding 50S ribosomal protein L19 — protein: MSSKNKIIQELENEQLKQELPEFSPGDTVVVQVKVTEGNRERLQAYEGVVIGIRNRGLNSAFTVRKISHGVGVERTFQTHSKQVESITVKRRGDVRQAKLYYLRELTGKAARIKEKLN
- the recJ gene encoding single-stranded-DNA-specific exonuclease RecJ — protein: MQATSKTVRRRQSVSQQPNHLNVYAPLLQRVLSHRGIDHPQQLDYQLKNLIKPGAMRGLDAAVALLADVLTREGRVCILGDFDADGATSTALAVRCLRAFGCQHVDFLVPNRFEFGYGLTPEIVEVVKTLAPDLLITVDNGIASLDGVAAAQAYGMQVLVTDHHLPGENLPSAEVIVNPNQPHCGFASKNLAGVGVIFYVMNGLRAHLRAQGWFARKGLQEPNMAQFLDLVALGTVADVVPLDSNNRTLVAQGLNRIRAGRCCAGIRALFEIGRRPLARLQASDLGFVAGPRLNAAGRLDDMSLGIRCLLADSESEARELASELDELNRERRSIEQSMQREALLHLDELLAAERNWPMAICLYQEDWHQGVIGILASRIKDRAHRPTIVFAEADAETLKGSGRSIPGIHLRDLLDAVATRHPGLLTKFGGHAMAAGLSLAKQDLDRFQRAFEEETSRLLNGEAPAAEILTDGELQAEDFSLSVARSLAELGPWGQAFPEPCFDGKFRIVNQRIVGEKHLKLVVTPGDYSGLALDAIAFNVDLNVWPDSSIQWVELVYQLNVNEFRGEESLQLMIEQITPL